One window from the genome of Paracoccus zhejiangensis encodes:
- a CDS encoding transposase has protein sequence MAHLNLRKSRIDHAKRAFSTRRVPRKAYQTLLTGKLVPKPGDLVLARVDEIGKQTKLELTDGRRAHMFPGDEIIVCYGNRYAPDQYEAQIGQDLSPCDLVAAGGLAAVELSRHQRMKPPTQITPLGLLGDAKGRRLNLSSFGVDATDAVPQIPAILSLGTSMNAGKTLTATSLVRGFKRLGFKVGALKITGTGAGGDMWIVRDAGADVALDFTDAGFASTYLVGIPEIEAATYRLMNHAAAQGCDVCVIEIADGLQQLETSQLIRSPQILDVTIGTVFAAYDAMGAKYGVDLLRAAGHSVLAMSGRLGRSPLGVREAEAATGLRVFSPWELQEGALMTAIRERAAAACRTRSAAQPALEALAQAAVPANVALGNLVPMGPAAADARRIGLSGTSLARDILDRVAHHVMQAEADQLCGVAYGAHAAGRRDWRNGVRPQDWITDFGVIELKVPRLRKTRYEPAFPRQAAAPIAALKAVIDSRHGDFDTAVQRLCAGLAKGGRFGGDLDRLLDELRRMIDAARLQGLPLAGPMRVLDWPLPGPSENGGIDEDEIFDGGTGFLGGLESDHDRVGVGELFQNGFGVTAAE, from the coding sequence ATGGCCCATCTCAATCTTCGAAAAAGCCGTATCGACCACGCCAAACGCGCTTTCAGCACCCGGCGGGTTCCGCGCAAGGCTTACCAGACCCTGTTGACGGGCAAGCTGGTGCCGAAACCCGGCGATCTGGTGCTGGCCCGTGTCGACGAGATCGGCAAGCAGACCAAGCTGGAACTGACCGATGGCCGGCGCGCGCACATGTTCCCGGGTGACGAGATCATCGTCTGCTATGGCAACCGCTATGCGCCGGACCAGTACGAGGCGCAGATCGGCCAGGATCTCTCGCCCTGCGATCTGGTTGCGGCCGGCGGTCTGGCCGCGGTCGAGCTGTCGCGGCACCAGCGGATGAAGCCGCCGACCCAGATCACGCCGCTCGGGCTGCTGGGCGATGCCAAGGGCCGCAGGCTGAACCTGTCGAGCTTCGGCGTCGATGCGACCGACGCGGTGCCGCAGATCCCGGCGATCCTGTCGCTTGGCACCTCGATGAATGCCGGCAAGACGCTGACGGCGACCTCGCTGGTGCGTGGGTTCAAGCGGCTGGGGTTCAAGGTCGGCGCGCTGAAGATCACCGGCACGGGGGCAGGCGGCGACATGTGGATCGTGCGCGATGCCGGTGCCGATGTGGCGCTTGATTTCACCGATGCGGGCTTTGCCAGCACCTATCTGGTCGGCATCCCCGAGATCGAGGCGGCGACCTATCGGCTGATGAACCACGCGGCGGCGCAGGGCTGCGATGTCTGCGTGATCGAGATTGCCGACGGCTTGCAGCAGCTCGAGACCTCGCAACTGATCCGCAGTCCGCAGATCCTCGATGTGACCATCGGCACGGTCTTTGCCGCCTATGACGCAATGGGGGCGAAATACGGCGTCGATCTTCTGCGCGCGGCGGGCCATTCGGTCCTCGCCATGAGCGGGCGTCTGGGGCGTTCGCCCCTCGGCGTGCGCGAGGCCGAGGCGGCGACCGGGCTCAGGGTGTTCTCGCCCTGGGAATTGCAGGAGGGCGCGCTGATGACGGCGATCCGCGAACGCGCGGCGGCTGCCTGCCGGACCCGCAGCGCAGCGCAGCCGGCGCTGGAGGCGTTGGCGCAGGCGGCGGTGCCGGCGAATGTGGCGCTTGGCAACCTGGTGCCGATGGGGCCGGCGGCGGCGGATGCACGGCGGATCGGCCTTTCGGGCACATCGCTGGCGCGTGACATCCTCGACCGCGTCGCCCATCACGTCATGCAGGCCGAGGCCGACCAGCTGTGCGGGGTTGCCTACGGTGCTCATGCTGCGGGTCGTCGCGACTGGCGCAATGGCGTGCGGCCGCAGGACTGGATCACCGATTTCGGCGTGATCGAACTGAAGGTGCCGAGGCTGCGCAAGACGCGCTATGAACCGGCCTTCCCGCGTCAGGCGGCGGCGCCCATCGCCGCGCTGAAGGCGGTGATCGATTCCCGTCATGGCGATTTCGACACGGCGGTGCAGCGGCTCTGTGCCGGTCTCGCCAAGGGCGGTCGCTTCGGCGGCGACCTGGACCGGCTGCTCGACGAGCTGCGGCGGATGATCGATGCCGCCCGGCTGCAGGGCCTGCCGCTGGCAGGGCCCATGCGGGTGCTGGACTGGCCGCTGCCCGGTCCCTCCGAGAATGGCGGCATCGACGAGGACGAGATCTTCGACGGCGGCACCGGCTTTCTGGGCGGGCTCGAAAGCGATCACGACCGGGTCGGCGTGGGCGAGCTGTTCCAGAACGGCTTCGGCGTGACCGCGGCGGAATGA